One Pirellulales bacterium DNA segment encodes these proteins:
- a CDS encoding ABC-2 family transporter protein: MTPRPRYFRVLLTFARNSLVRAMTFRANFLIECVTSLSFVFLNLGFFILIFQYTSSIGRGTGWGKYEYFVFLATFQMINSLIEAFFMPNAEEFSELVRTGELDFALMKPIDTQFLISMAKFNWSSMTNFLFALLLLGYSLLRLDYVPGVAEILLYPFYILSGVAILYSLMITLAATTVWLGRNQSIYDFWFYITIFSRYPLEIYSGPFGTPIRILFTFILPVLVVVNVPARLLAKPLEPGEWRLAAFALVATAVSLVASRWLFKRALESYRSASS, from the coding sequence ATGACTCCGCGACCTCGTTACTTCCGCGTCCTGCTCACGTTCGCCCGAAACAGCCTGGTGCGGGCGATGACGTTCCGCGCGAATTTCCTCATCGAGTGCGTCACGTCGCTGTCGTTTGTGTTCCTGAATCTTGGCTTTTTCATCCTGATCTTTCAGTATACGTCTTCGATCGGCCGCGGTACCGGCTGGGGCAAATATGAATACTTCGTTTTTCTGGCCACGTTTCAGATGATCAACAGCCTGATCGAGGCGTTCTTCATGCCGAATGCCGAGGAATTCAGCGAGCTGGTCCGCACGGGCGAGCTGGATTTCGCCCTCATGAAGCCGATCGACACGCAGTTTCTCATTTCGATGGCGAAGTTCAATTGGTCGTCGATGACGAATTTCCTGTTTGCCTTATTGCTGCTCGGCTACTCGCTGCTGCGGCTCGACTACGTGCCGGGCGTCGCCGAGATTCTGCTCTATCCGTTCTACATTCTGTCGGGCGTGGCCATTCTATATAGCCTGATGATCACGCTGGCCGCGACGACCGTCTGGCTCGGGCGAAATCAATCGATATACGACTTTTGGTTCTATATCACCATCTTCTCGCGCTATCCGCTGGAAATCTACAGCGGCCCGTTCGGGACGCCGATCCGAATTCTGTTCACGTTCATCCTGCCAGTGCTGGTGGTTGTGAACGTCCCCGCGCGGCTGCTCGCCAAGCCGCTCGAACCAGGCGAATGGCGCTTGGCCGCCTTCGCGCTAGTGGCAACCGCTGTGAGCCTCGTCGCCTCGCGCTGGCTCTTCAAACGCGCTCTGGAAAGCTACCGCAGCGCGAGTAGTTGA